From the Amycolatopsis thermoflava N1165 genome, one window contains:
- a CDS encoding CoA transferase, whose amino-acid sequence MTAPLRGLRVVEATSFVAGPLAGMTLAQMGAQVLRLDPVTGPVDAGRWPLSGTGRSLFWAGMNKGVKSVAVDFRVPEGQELAAALITAPGPHAGLFVDNTIGRDFLSHNRLRARRADLVHVHIQGYPDGRAAMDYAVNPRYGVPALTGPADSRRPVNHVLPAWDIATGLLAVSGLLAGWRRRAVHGDGCLVELALADVAAAHVAHLGWFAEVAEAGQDRPRLGNHLFGAFGVDFACADGRRVVAVAITRAQWRDLMRMTGTEAVFAALSSVHGTDFDVEGERYRHRGLIEAVLAPWFAARTVGEVLEAARGTRVMAGEFRSPSEVVAAWRRGAESPVLTEVEQAGVGPMVTATSPLRWNSRYREAEPAPEFGADTEWALAEVLGMSGREIGRLADNGLIMTRRDDSDGA is encoded by the coding sequence ATGACCGCTCCGCTGCGTGGGCTGCGGGTCGTGGAGGCCACGAGTTTCGTCGCCGGTCCGCTGGCCGGCATGACGCTCGCGCAGATGGGGGCGCAGGTGCTGCGGCTGGACCCGGTCACCGGGCCGGTGGACGCGGGCCGGTGGCCGTTGAGCGGGACCGGCCGGAGCCTGTTCTGGGCCGGGATGAACAAGGGCGTGAAGTCTGTCGCCGTCGACTTCCGCGTGCCGGAAGGGCAGGAACTCGCGGCCGCGTTGATCACCGCGCCCGGCCCGCACGCCGGATTGTTCGTCGACAACACCATCGGCCGGGACTTCCTGTCCCACAACCGGTTGCGTGCTCGCCGAGCCGACCTCGTGCACGTCCACATCCAGGGCTATCCCGACGGCCGGGCCGCCATGGACTACGCGGTCAACCCGCGCTACGGCGTGCCGGCGCTGACCGGTCCGGCCGATTCGCGCCGTCCGGTCAACCACGTCCTGCCCGCCTGGGACATCGCCACCGGGCTGCTCGCGGTGTCCGGGCTGCTGGCCGGATGGCGCCGGCGGGCGGTGCACGGTGACGGGTGCCTGGTCGAGCTGGCCCTGGCCGACGTGGCCGCGGCGCACGTGGCGCATCTGGGCTGGTTCGCCGAGGTGGCCGAGGCCGGCCAGGACCGGCCCCGGCTCGGCAACCACTTGTTCGGCGCGTTCGGAGTGGATTTCGCGTGCGCCGACGGTCGCCGGGTGGTCGCGGTGGCGATCACCCGCGCCCAGTGGCGGGACCTGATGCGGATGACCGGGACGGAAGCGGTGTTCGCTGCCCTGTCGTCGGTGCACGGCACCGATTTCGACGTCGAGGGGGAGCGGTACCGGCACCGCGGCCTGATCGAGGCGGTCCTCGCACCGTGGTTCGCCGCCCGCACCGTGGGAGAGGTGCTCGAGGCGGCGCGCGGCACCCGGGTGATGGCCGGCGAGTTCCGTTCGCCCTCGGAGGTCGTGGCGGCCTGGCGGCGGGGTGCGGAGTCGCCGGTGCTCACCGAGGTCGAGCAGGCCGGGGTGGGCCCGATGGTCACCGCCACCTCCCCGCTGCGCTGGAACTCGCGCTACCGCGAGGCCGAGCCGGCGCCGGAGTTCGGTGCGGACACGGAGTGGGCCCTGGCCGAGGTGCTCGGGATGTCCGGCCGGGAGATCGGGAGGCTCGCCGACAACGGGCTGATCATGACGAGGAGAGATGACAGCGATGGCGCGTGA
- a CDS encoding acetyl-CoA C-acetyltransferase has protein sequence MNHEVVICHPLRTPVGRYGGAFRTLSATELAAQTLRQLIERTGLPVDRVDDVRLGQCYPSGESPAIGRVAALDAGLPVTVPGAQIDRRCGSGLQAVIDATMSVATGAAEVVIAGGAESMSNVEFYTDEIRWGVKGDGPRLHDRLARARVTAGGKDHPVPGGMLETAENLRREYSISRREQDEWALRSHERAVKAAADGCFAEEILPVTVPGRRGAPATVVDTDEHPRPGVSLDALSTLRPVMVNSDPEATVTAGNASGQNDGAAACIVTTRDAAAELGLTPILRLVSWAVAGVPPRTMGLGPVPAVAKALDRAGLALSDIELVEINEAFAAQVIACFREWDLTDRDLERVNVSGSGISLGHPVGATGARILATLAHEMRRRGARYGLETMCIGGGQGLAAVLELVE, from the coding sequence ATGAACCACGAGGTCGTCATCTGCCACCCCCTGCGCACCCCCGTCGGCCGCTACGGCGGCGCGTTCCGGACGCTGTCGGCGACCGAGCTCGCCGCGCAGACCCTGCGGCAGCTGATCGAGCGGACCGGCCTGCCGGTGGACCGGGTCGACGACGTGCGTCTCGGGCAGTGCTATCCCAGCGGGGAGAGCCCGGCGATCGGCCGGGTCGCCGCGCTCGACGCCGGCCTGCCGGTGACCGTGCCCGGCGCGCAGATCGACCGCCGCTGCGGATCCGGACTGCAAGCCGTCATCGACGCCACCATGAGCGTCGCCACCGGCGCCGCCGAGGTCGTCATCGCCGGGGGCGCCGAGTCGATGAGCAACGTCGAGTTCTACACCGACGAGATCCGCTGGGGCGTCAAGGGCGACGGGCCCCGGCTGCACGACAGGCTCGCGCGGGCCCGGGTGACCGCCGGCGGGAAGGACCACCCGGTGCCGGGCGGGATGCTCGAGACGGCCGAGAACCTGCGGCGCGAGTACTCGATCTCCCGGCGGGAACAGGACGAGTGGGCGTTGCGCTCCCACGAGCGTGCGGTGAAGGCCGCCGCCGACGGCTGCTTCGCCGAGGAGATCCTGCCGGTCACCGTGCCCGGCCGTCGCGGAGCGCCCGCCACCGTCGTCGACACCGACGAGCACCCGAGGCCCGGCGTCTCGCTCGACGCGCTGAGCACACTGCGGCCCGTCATGGTGAACAGCGACCCGGAGGCGACCGTCACCGCGGGCAACGCCAGCGGCCAGAACGACGGCGCGGCCGCGTGCATCGTCACCACCCGGGACGCCGCGGCGGAGCTGGGCCTCACGCCGATCCTGCGCCTGGTCAGCTGGGCGGTGGCCGGGGTGCCGCCGCGCACCATGGGCCTCGGTCCGGTGCCGGCGGTCGCGAAGGCACTGGACCGCGCCGGCCTCGCACTGTCCGACATCGAACTGGTGGAGATCAACGAGGCGTTCGCCGCCCAGGTGATCGCCTGCTTCCGGGAATGGGACCTCACCGATCGCGACCTGGAGCGGGTCAACGTCAGTGGATCGGGCATCTCGCTGGGCCATCCAGTCGGAGCCACGGGCGCCCGGATCCTGGCCACGCTGGCTCACGAGATGCGCCGCCGCGGGGCGCGCTACGGCCTGGAGACGATGTGCATCGGCGGCGGCCAGGGCCTCGCGGCCGTCCTGGAGCTGGTCGAATGA
- a CDS encoding acyl-CoA dehydrogenase family protein: MARELCRTEGLTDVQDDILKTVRAFVDNRIIPVATELEHADAYPADIVEGMRELGLFGLTIPEEYGGIGESLLTYALVAEEIARGWMSVSGIINTHFIVAHLLMHHGTEEQKRHYLPKMATGEIRGAFSMSEPGCGSDVSAIRTRATPHDGGYLINGQKMWLTNGGSSTLVAVLVKTGAAAGPAHRNLTTFLVDKPAGFGEVAPGLTVPGRIEKMGYKGVDTTELVFDDYGIAASQILGGEPGRGFYQMMDGVEVGRVNVAARGCGVAWRAFELGVAYAQQRETFGRPIAEHQAVLFRLAEMGTKVEAAHQMMVRAARKKDSGERNDLEAGMAKYLASEYCAQVVEDAFRIHGGYGYSKEYEIERLYREAPMLLIGEGTADIQRMIIGRRLLEDYKLR; the protein is encoded by the coding sequence ATGGCGCGTGAACTGTGCCGTACCGAAGGATTGACCGACGTCCAGGACGACATCCTCAAGACCGTCCGCGCGTTCGTGGACAACCGGATCATCCCGGTCGCGACCGAACTCGAACACGCCGACGCCTACCCCGCCGATATCGTCGAAGGGATGCGGGAACTTGGCCTGTTCGGGTTGACGATTCCCGAGGAGTACGGCGGGATCGGCGAGTCGCTGCTGACCTACGCGCTGGTGGCCGAGGAGATCGCCCGCGGCTGGATGAGCGTGTCGGGCATCATCAACACCCACTTCATCGTGGCTCACCTGCTCATGCATCACGGCACCGAGGAGCAGAAACGCCACTACCTGCCGAAGATGGCCACCGGCGAGATCCGCGGCGCGTTCTCCATGTCCGAGCCCGGCTGCGGCTCCGACGTGTCCGCCATCCGCACCCGCGCCACCCCGCACGACGGTGGGTACCTGATCAACGGCCAGAAGATGTGGCTGACGAACGGGGGATCGTCGACCCTGGTCGCGGTGCTGGTGAAGACCGGTGCCGCCGCCGGGCCTGCGCACCGGAACCTGACCACGTTCCTGGTGGACAAGCCCGCCGGCTTCGGTGAGGTGGCGCCGGGTCTGACGGTTCCGGGCAGGATCGAGAAGATGGGTTACAAGGGTGTCGACACCACCGAACTCGTCTTCGACGACTACGGGATCGCCGCCTCGCAGATCCTCGGCGGCGAGCCCGGTCGCGGGTTCTACCAGATGATGGACGGCGTCGAGGTCGGGCGGGTCAACGTCGCGGCCCGCGGGTGCGGGGTGGCCTGGCGCGCGTTCGAACTCGGCGTCGCCTACGCGCAACAGCGGGAGACCTTCGGCCGGCCGATCGCCGAGCACCAGGCGGTGCTCTTCCGCCTGGCCGAAATGGGCACCAAGGTCGAGGCGGCGCACCAGATGATGGTGCGGGCGGCGCGGAAGAAGGACTCGGGCGAGCGCAACGACCTGGAGGCCGGGATGGCGAAGTACCTGGCCTCGGAGTACTGCGCGCAGGTGGTGGAGGACGCCTTCCGCATCCACGGCGGTTACGGGTACTCCAAGGAGTACGAGATCGAACGGCTCTACCGCGAGGCGCCGATGCTGCTGATCGGCGAAGGCACCGCCGACATCCAGCGAATGATCATCGGGCGCCGGCTGCTGGAGGACTACAAGCTGCGGTGA
- a CDS encoding SDR family oxidoreductase, with product MIMPVRNPRKGETAITMIRDSVPAAKVSLRELDLSSLNSVAALGDTLREEGRPIHLLINNAGVMTPPDRQTTADGFELQFGTNHLGHFALVAHLMPLLRAGRARMTSQLSVAANQGSINWADLNWERTYDGTRAYSQSKIALGLFGLELDRRSRAGGWGERRRFGCDERRMGFGHRGCGHGVDDRLVQRRRFQQLVVEIAGRGEMADVSRLEQPVGHDGFSAPLTDAAAEGETAANGRRPDAAAMLCSRHGQHGVPIGALRCLPCRENGARQSVLRWSRCCAARPR from the coding sequence GTGATCATGCCCGTGCGCAACCCACGCAAGGGGGAAACAGCGATCACCATGATCCGGGATTCTGTGCCCGCTGCGAAGGTTTCGCTGCGAGAGCTCGACCTGTCGTCGCTCAATTCCGTTGCCGCACTCGGTGACACGTTGCGCGAAGAAGGGCGGCCGATTCATCTCCTGATCAACAACGCGGGTGTCATGACCCCACCGGACCGGCAAACCACGGCCGACGGGTTCGAACTGCAGTTCGGCACGAACCACCTGGGTCACTTCGCGCTCGTCGCGCACCTGATGCCGCTCCTGCGGGCCGGTCGCGCGCGGATGACCTCGCAACTGAGCGTCGCCGCGAACCAAGGCTCGATCAACTGGGCCGACCTGAACTGGGAACGCACCTACGACGGGACGCGCGCCTACAGCCAGTCGAAGATCGCATTGGGTCTGTTCGGCCTGGAACTCGACCGGCGCAGCCGCGCGGGCGGATGGGGGGAACGACGGAGGTTCGGGTGCGACGAGAGGCGGATGGGCTTCGGGCATCGCGGGTGTGGTCACGGCGTCGACGACCGCCTCGTACAGCGGCGTCGGTTCCAGCAGCTCGTCGTCGAGATCGCTGGACGTGGCGAAATGGCCGACGTTTCCAGGCTCGAACAGCCAGTGGGACATGATGGTTTCAGTGCTCCTCTCACGGATGCAGCGGCCGAGGGGGAGACAGCAGCCAACGGCCGCCGACCTGATGCAGCGGCGATGCTCTGCTCGCGGCACGGGCAGCACGGCGTGCCGATCGGGGCTTTACGCTGTCTGCCGTGCCGGGAGAATGGGGCGAGGCAGAGCGTGCTGCGCTGGTCGCGCTGCTGTGCCGCTCGGCCTAGATGA
- a CDS encoding AMP-binding protein, producing MTPRLLDVFAGLADAEPDAVVLYDADAGRSPARPVSRRQLRDLAAGMAEDLRAHGIGAGDCVGVWLPNWSHAVAAQFAALAVGAHVIGINTRYNVDEVAHVLRMARPRAVVIAHDFMNLDLRRVLHAAHEAAAAEPPVCLVTTAPGAAPASPDEVAAYDVGGGASAFPEASGGGELRPCPVPGLATAFTTSGSTGRPKLAAHGESGMAEHLVAAGERIGLGPGDVMLGALPLSGVFGFVAAMAAVFSGAAVALEPVFDAEGVLTDMVRHRVTHVIGADDLLGRIERAWQDHPAPLPLRWIGIADFEGRSRQLAAWAEREFGTTVAGVYGSSELFALTAFWPRRYPAELRWSGGGQVVTEAIEVRVADPVTGETVPDGAEGEMQFRGPNVVDAYLGDPAVAGEVFTEDGWFRSGDLGRLVAPGTVQYLCRIGDVLRLRGFLVDPAEIETRLAAHPAVAMAKVVGVPGGDGGTIAVAFVVPYGPDRPGEDELKQWCAQTLAKFKVPSRVRLIDEMPTTSGTNGTKIRAAALRELALREGV from the coding sequence GTGACCCCGCGTCTGCTCGATGTGTTCGCCGGACTCGCCGACGCCGAACCCGACGCCGTGGTGCTGTACGACGCCGACGCCGGCCGGTCTCCGGCGCGGCCGGTCAGCCGGCGGCAGTTGCGTGACCTGGCCGCCGGAATGGCCGAGGATCTGCGCGCGCACGGGATCGGCGCGGGGGACTGCGTCGGTGTCTGGCTGCCGAACTGGTCGCACGCCGTCGCCGCGCAGTTCGCCGCACTGGCGGTGGGAGCGCACGTCATCGGGATCAACACCCGGTACAACGTGGACGAGGTCGCGCACGTCCTGCGCATGGCCCGGCCCCGGGCGGTGGTGATCGCCCACGACTTCATGAACCTCGACCTCCGCCGGGTCCTGCACGCGGCGCACGAGGCGGCCGCGGCCGAGCCGCCGGTGTGCCTGGTGACTACCGCGCCCGGGGCGGCACCGGCGTCCCCGGACGAGGTGGCGGCCTACGACGTGGGCGGTGGGGCGTCGGCGTTCCCCGAGGCGTCCGGCGGTGGTGAGCTGCGGCCGTGCCCGGTTCCGGGCCTGGCCACGGCGTTCACCACCTCGGGCTCGACCGGCCGCCCGAAACTGGCCGCCCACGGCGAATCCGGCATGGCCGAGCACCTCGTCGCCGCCGGCGAGCGCATCGGCCTGGGGCCCGGGGACGTCATGCTGGGCGCGCTCCCGTTGTCCGGGGTCTTCGGGTTCGTCGCGGCGATGGCCGCGGTCTTCTCCGGCGCCGCGGTGGCCCTGGAGCCGGTGTTCGACGCCGAGGGCGTCCTCACCGACATGGTGCGCCACCGGGTCACCCACGTCATCGGCGCGGACGACCTCCTCGGCCGCATCGAGCGGGCCTGGCAGGACCACCCCGCGCCCCTGCCGTTGCGGTGGATCGGGATCGCGGACTTCGAGGGCCGGTCCCGGCAGCTCGCGGCCTGGGCGGAGCGGGAGTTCGGCACCACCGTCGCCGGCGTGTACGGATCGTCGGAGCTGTTCGCGCTGACCGCGTTCTGGCCCCGGCGGTATCCGGCGGAGCTGCGGTGGTCCGGGGGCGGCCAGGTGGTCACGGAGGCGATCGAGGTGCGGGTGGCCGACCCGGTCACCGGGGAAACCGTGCCGGACGGCGCCGAGGGCGAGATGCAGTTCCGCGGTCCGAACGTCGTCGACGCCTACCTCGGTGATCCCGCGGTCGCCGGCGAGGTGTTCACCGAGGACGGCTGGTTCCGCAGCGGCGACCTCGGCCGGCTGGTCGCCCCCGGAACCGTGCAGTACCTCTGCCGGATCGGTGACGTGCTGCGGTTGCGGGGATTCCTGGTCGACCCGGCCGAGATCGAAACCCGGCTGGCGGCGCACCCCGCGGTCGCGATGGCCAAAGTCGTCGGCGTGCCCGGTGGCGACGGCGGCACCATCGCTGTGGCCTTCGTGGTGCCCTACGGCCCGGACCGGCCCGGCGAAGACGAGCTCAAGCAGTGGTGCGCCCAGACCCTGGCCAAGTTCAAGGTGCCGTCCCGGGTCCGCCTGATCGACGAAATGCCCACCACCTCCGGCACGAACGGAACCAAGATCCGCGCCGCCGCACTGCGCGAGCTGGCACTGCGAGAGGGAGTCTGA